One segment of Natronosalvus halobius DNA contains the following:
- a CDS encoding HVO_A0556 family zinc finger protein → MATRIDDGRQLLVALEGEPCPSCRAGSLVRTEYKGNSAVCCEECGMPRVQLW, encoded by the coding sequence ATGGCAACACGCATCGACGACGGGCGGCAGTTACTGGTCGCTCTCGAGGGAGAACCCTGTCCGTCCTGTCGGGCTGGCTCGCTCGTTCGAACCGAGTACAAGGGCAACAGCGCGGTCTGTTGTGAAGAGTGTGGGATGCCGCGGGTTCAGCTCTGGTAA
- a CDS encoding MBL fold metallo-hydrolase codes for MTFHRISLGNTVFEGANNAYLFDGEATVLLDTGVAVLDTRAELETGLREQAVEFTDLDAIVLTHYHADHAGLAGEIQAESGATVHAHAADAPLIAHDQDAWTDLETRQRRLFADWGMPSDAREELLEFLDTGEGMGIYGESVDVTPFEDGDHLSFGDLALEVRHAPGHTAGLSCFVPADAPDEVYTGDALLPEYTPNVGGADVRLEGALSAYVETLEALIEADYSCAWPGHRDPIDDPAGRARYILTHHEERAYRVANVLADTGPADAWTISARLFGDLTDIHILHGPGEAYAHLEHLREHGAVTADRETGGADSDAASIHYRLTDDGRAQLESPTDDRWPLSDAVR; via the coding sequence ATGACGTTTCATCGGATTTCCCTCGGGAACACCGTCTTCGAGGGAGCCAACAACGCGTATCTGTTCGACGGCGAGGCGACCGTCCTGCTCGATACGGGCGTCGCCGTCCTGGACACCCGGGCCGAACTCGAGACGGGGCTTCGCGAGCAGGCGGTCGAGTTCACGGATCTCGACGCAATCGTCCTCACTCACTATCACGCCGACCACGCCGGACTCGCCGGCGAGATTCAGGCCGAAAGCGGGGCGACCGTCCACGCTCACGCCGCCGACGCACCGCTGATCGCCCACGACCAGGACGCCTGGACCGACCTCGAAACCCGCCAGCGACGACTGTTTGCGGACTGGGGTATGCCGAGTGACGCGCGCGAGGAACTCCTCGAATTTCTCGATACCGGCGAGGGGATGGGGATCTACGGCGAATCCGTCGACGTGACACCGTTCGAGGACGGTGACCACCTCTCGTTCGGCGACCTGGCGCTCGAGGTTCGCCACGCGCCTGGACACACGGCCGGCCTGAGCTGTTTCGTCCCCGCCGACGCACCCGACGAGGTCTACACCGGCGACGCCCTCCTCCCCGAGTACACCCCGAACGTCGGCGGCGCGGACGTCCGCCTCGAGGGAGCACTCTCGGCGTACGTGGAGACGCTCGAGGCGCTGATCGAGGCCGACTACTCGTGCGCCTGGCCAGGTCACCGCGATCCGATCGACGACCCCGCAGGACGTGCTCGCTACATCCTGACTCACCACGAAGAACGCGCCTACCGGGTCGCGAACGTGCTGGCCGACACCGGTCCCGCTGACGCCTGGACGATCAGCGCCCGTCTCTTCGGCGACCTCACCGACATCCACATCCTCCACGGACCCGGCGAGGCGTACGCCCACCTCGAGCACTTGCGTGAACACGGCGCCGTAACTGCCGACCGCGAGACGGGCGGGGCTGACAGCGATGCCGCGAGCATCCACTACCGACTCACCGACGACGGGCGAGCCCAACTCGAATCCCCGACCGACGACCGCTGGCCCCTCTCGGACGCCGTCCGCTGA
- a CDS encoding DUF1931 family protein — MADLIVKAAVKEALDDKNVASDFYEALDEEVSELLEDAARRAEDNDRKTVQPRDL; from the coding sequence ATGGCAGACCTTATCGTCAAAGCCGCCGTAAAGGAAGCACTCGATGACAAAAACGTCGCTTCGGACTTCTACGAAGCACTCGACGAGGAAGTGTCCGAGCTGCTCGAGGATGCTGCCCGACGTGCCGAAGACAACGACCGGAAGACGGTCCAGCCCCGCGACCTGTAA
- a CDS encoding tyrosine-type recombinase/integrase: MAEEAGELTAALEDEDAAKDIVRWINRTYDNEYTNHDYRTALRVFGKRVTEGGDYPSSIEWVPSGTSSSHDPVPDPADMLEWEADIIPMVDAARNSRDAALITVAFDAGPRADELRNLSVGDVSDGEHGLRIWVDGKTGQRSVDLIPSVPYLKRWLSDHPAPEDSTAPLWSKLNTADGISYRQFLNCFKDAAKRAGVTKSVTPTNFRKSNATYLARKSMNQAFIEDRQGRKRGSDATAHYVARFGTDSEAEYARLHGLEVDEEEPEPIGPVECPRCTKENPPHESKCVWCGQVLEYDAVDSIEEAQRDVRDVVLRLASDDPEILTDFQRNRELMDLFESDPDLYEEAQEFVESLPDE; encoded by the coding sequence ATGGCTGAAGAAGCCGGGGAGCTTACCGCGGCACTCGAGGACGAAGACGCCGCGAAAGATATCGTCCGCTGGATCAACCGGACGTACGACAACGAGTACACGAATCACGACTACCGAACGGCCCTTCGCGTCTTCGGCAAACGCGTCACCGAAGGCGGAGACTATCCATCGAGTATCGAGTGGGTTCCGTCCGGGACCTCGAGCAGCCACGATCCTGTTCCCGACCCGGCAGACATGCTCGAGTGGGAAGCAGATATCATACCGATGGTTGACGCAGCGAGAAACTCCCGAGATGCCGCACTCATCACCGTCGCCTTCGACGCGGGGCCTCGAGCGGACGAGCTTCGTAATCTCTCGGTCGGCGACGTGAGTGATGGCGAACACGGACTCCGGATCTGGGTCGACGGGAAGACCGGACAGCGCTCGGTCGATCTCATACCCAGTGTACCGTATCTCAAGCGTTGGCTTAGTGACCATCCAGCACCGGAAGATAGTACAGCGCCACTCTGGTCGAAGCTGAACACCGCTGATGGAATCAGCTATCGGCAGTTCCTGAACTGTTTCAAAGACGCCGCTAAACGAGCCGGCGTCACCAAATCGGTCACCCCGACCAATTTCAGAAAGTCCAACGCGACCTACCTCGCGCGCAAAAGCATGAATCAGGCGTTCATCGAGGATCGCCAAGGACGAAAGCGTGGGAGCGACGCCACTGCTCACTACGTCGCTCGCTTCGGAACCGATAGCGAAGCCGAGTACGCCCGACTCCACGGTCTCGAGGTCGACGAAGAGGAACCCGAGCCGATCGGCCCAGTCGAATGTCCTCGGTGTACCAAGGAAAACCCCCCTCACGAGAGTAAGTGTGTCTGGTGTGGCCAGGTGCTCGAGTACGATGCGGTCGATTCGATCGAAGAGGCACAACGAGACGTCCGGGACGTTGTCCTCCGTCTTGCTAGTGATGACCCCGAAATCCTCACTGACTTCCAACGGAACCGTGAGTTGATGGATCTCTTCGAAAGTGATCCCGATCTCTACGAAGAAGCACAGGAGTTCGTCGAGAGTCTGCCCGACGAATAA
- a CDS encoding DUF4268 domain-containing protein: MSEARQLFWKELNNSIRRRPNTPLRETTRADSENDNWRPQRHLTDSVGYSFNLPMRDNEIMVYLVARRTRNREAIFEHLSEYQEEIAGAFEEPLEWRPSDGIYKLILRRKADLENRRDEWENYCDWLIDRAERLYFATGPYLAGFDAKK; the protein is encoded by the coding sequence ATGAGCGAGGCTCGCCAACTCTTTTGGAAAGAACTCAACAATTCGATTAGACGAAGACCCAATACCCCACTTCGTGAAACGACTCGAGCTGATTCAGAGAACGACAACTGGAGACCACAACGTCATTTGACGGATTCGGTTGGCTACAGTTTCAATCTCCCAATGCGAGACAATGAGATCATGGTGTACCTCGTAGCCCGAAGAACACGGAATAGGGAAGCTATTTTTGAACATCTCAGTGAATACCAGGAAGAAATTGCGGGGGCATTCGAGGAACCGTTAGAATGGAGACCGTCTGATGGAATCTACAAGCTCATTCTCAGGCGGAAAGCCGATCTTGAAAATAGAAGAGATGAATGGGAGAATTACTGTGACTGGTTGATCGATCGGGCCGAAAGGCTCTATTTTGCTACTGGCCCCTACCTCGCCGGTTTCGATGCGAAGAAGTGA